Proteins from a genomic interval of Macrobrachium nipponense isolate FS-2020 chromosome 28, ASM1510439v2, whole genome shotgun sequence:
- the LOC135201223 gene encoding acidic phosphoprotein-like: MAAVNKYEREAVNEYEMAAVNKYEREAVNEYEMAAVNEYEREAVNEYEREAVNEYEREAVNEYEREAVNEYEMAAVNKYEREAVNEYEREAVNEYEREAVNEYEREAVNEYEREAVNEYEREAVNEYEMAAVNKYEREAVNEYEREAVNEYEREAVNEYEREAVNEYEMAAVNKYEREAVNEYEREAVNEYEREAVNEYEREAVNDMKGRL; this comes from the coding sequence ATGGCGGCTGTGAACAAGTATGAAAGGGAGGCTGTAAATGAGTATGAAATGGCGGCTGTGAACAAGTATGAAAGGGAGGCTGTAAATGAGTATGAAATGGCGGCTGTAAATGAGTATGAAAGGGAGGCTGTAAATGAGTATGAAAGGGAGGCTGTAAATGAGTATGAAAGGGAGGCTGTAAATGAGTATGAAAGGGAGGCTGTGAATGAGTATGAAATGGCGGCTGTGAACAAGTATGAAAGGGAGGCTGTAAATGAGTATGAAAGGGAGGCTGTAAATGAGTATGAAAGGGAGGCTGTAAATGAGTATGAAAGGGAGGCTGTAAATGAGTATGAAAGGGAGGCTGTAAATGAGTATGAAAGGGAGGCTGTAAATGAGTATGAAATGGCGGCTGTGAACAAGTATGAAAGGGAGGCTGTAAATGAGTATGAAAGGGAGGCTGTAAATGAGTATGAAAGGGAGGCTGTAAATGAGTATGAAAGGGAGGCTGTGAATGAGTATGAAATGGCGGCTGTGAACAAGTATGAAAGGGAGGCTGTAAATGAGTATGAAAGGGAGGCTGTAAATGAGTATGAAAGGGAGGCTGTAAATGAGTATGAAAGGGAGGCTGTAAATGATATGAAAGGGAGGCTGTAA